The proteins below are encoded in one region of Danio rerio strain Tuebingen ecotype United States chromosome 12, GRCz12tu, whole genome shotgun sequence:
- the ankrd22 gene encoding ankyrin repeat domain-containing protein 22 (The RefSeq protein has 1 substitution compared to this genomic sequence), whose translation MGILYSEPMCQAAYDDDIHKLKELISADPRNINAQDEGTGDTPIIAACRRGNPRIVKYLLDSNANVSIRNKKQRTCLHYATRRTFSFLDYLMIAILMPILLIGFLILEEKQRKNVKLMEFLLATKVDVNAVDYKGNTGLHYACQRKSQRIIPLLLQRNADVSIQNKNRETPLDIAQKHKFLKIVSMLTKSM comes from the exons ATGGGGATCTTGTACTCAGAG CCCATGTGTCAGGCAGCTTATGATGATGACATCCACAAACTGAAAGAACTCATCTCAGCTGATCCCAGGAACATAAATGCTCAAGATGAAGGAACGGGAGACACACCGATCATAGCTGCCTGTAGACGGGGCAACCTCAGGATTGTAAAATACCTGCTAGATAGCAATGCAAATGTGTCCATAAGGAATAAG AAACAAAGGACTTGTTTGCACTATGCTACAAGAAGAACCTTTTCCTTCTTGGACTACCTGATGATTGCCATTTTAATGCCTATTTTGCTCATTGGTTTTCTTATATTG GAAGAGAAGCAAAGAAAAAATGTGAAGTTGATGGAGTTTTTGTTGGCCACTAAAGTGGATGTAAATGCTGTAGACTAT AAGGGGAACACTGGACTTCACTATGCGTGCCAAAGAAAAAGTCAAAGGATTATTCCATTGTTACTGCAGAGGAATGCAGATGTTTCAATACAGAACAAA AATCGGGAAACTCCACTAGATATTGCACAGAAACACAAATTCCtaaaaattgtttcaatgttaACAAAGTCAATGTGA